One window of the Natronomonas marina genome contains the following:
- a CDS encoding DUF420 domain-containing protein: MQTRTWAREHVPALTAVLTVVSLTLVFGAALQMLPVGALPSPEGLLAAIPHVNAVLSLAAIGTITAGVRAIRRGEVERHRALMLSSFGLFALFLALYLYRVAVLGPTEFTGPAFVRTYVYFPVLFVHIALAIVCVPFVFYALLVAGTRPTAEIYETRHRTAGRVAAALWLVSFTMGLAIYSMLYHVF, from the coding sequence ATGCAGACCCGGACGTGGGCCAGAGAGCACGTACCGGCACTGACGGCGGTTCTGACCGTCGTGTCACTGACGCTGGTCTTCGGCGCTGCCCTCCAGATGCTCCCCGTCGGGGCGCTCCCGAGTCCCGAGGGGCTTCTGGCGGCGATACCGCACGTCAACGCCGTCCTCAGCCTCGCGGCCATCGGCACGATAACCGCCGGGGTCCGCGCCATCCGCCGCGGCGAGGTCGAGCGACACCGGGCGCTCATGCTTTCCAGTTTCGGCCTGTTCGCGCTCTTTCTCGCGCTGTACCTCTACCGGGTCGCCGTCCTCGGACCGACCGAGTTCACCGGACCCGCCTTCGTCCGCACGTACGTCTACTTCCCGGTCCTGTTCGTCCACATCGCGCTGGCCATCGTCTGTGTCCCCTTCGTCTTCTACGCCCTGTTGGTCGCCGGGACCCGCCCGACTGCGGAGATATACGAGACGCGCCACCGGACGGCGGGCCGGGTCGCGGCGGCGCTGTGGCTCGTCTCCTTCACGATGGGGCTGGCCATCTATTCGATGCTGTACCACGTCTTCTGA
- a CDS encoding DUF7129 domain-containing putative zinc-binding protein has product MRGTQPEGDTLYECMDCGDRQRDPEGRLCACGGYLKNIGIERSL; this is encoded by the coding sequence ATGCGCGGGACACAACCGGAGGGAGACACCCTCTACGAGTGTATGGACTGCGGTGACCGCCAGCGGGACCCGGAGGGGCGGCTCTGCGCCTGTGGCGGCTACCTGAAGAACATCGGTATCGAACGGTCCCTCTAG
- a CDS encoding helix-turn-helix domain-containing protein — translation MAKYSTGGVGGDSSGACELCGAEDRDLETATVAGAKLEVCGECARHGENGGDSGGDESRNEERERRKKAAQNAARLDDARKADTDFEEGTDYEDDPLPYLVAGYGEVVEDARQAAGLQPDELAAELGIDVEDLVAVEQGRAARANVGGSLIEALEERLGVELAEE, via the coding sequence ATGGCCAAATACTCGACCGGCGGTGTCGGGGGCGACTCCAGCGGCGCCTGCGAGCTCTGCGGCGCCGAGGACCGCGACCTCGAGACCGCGACGGTCGCCGGCGCGAAACTGGAGGTCTGCGGGGAGTGTGCCAGACACGGCGAGAACGGCGGCGACTCTGGCGGCGACGAGAGCCGAAACGAGGAGCGCGAGCGGCGCAAGAAGGCCGCACAGAACGCCGCCCGACTGGACGACGCCCGCAAGGCCGACACCGACTTCGAGGAGGGGACCGACTACGAGGACGATCCGCTGCCCTACCTCGTGGCCGGCTACGGCGAAGTCGTCGAGGACGCCCGCCAGGCGGCCGGTCTCCAGCCCGACGAACTCGCCGCGGAACTCGGCATCGACGTGGAGGACCTCGTCGCCGTCGAACAGGGCCGGGCCGCCCGCGCCAACGTCGGCGGTTCCCTCATCGAAGCCCTGGAGGAACGGCTCGGCGTCGAACTCGCCGAGGAGTAG